The following are from one region of the Microbacterium paraoxydans genome:
- a CDS encoding winged helix-turn-helix domain-containing protein, with protein sequence MSNSALLERPAVTAPNRTVRPAESSAPLAPAGADLPAVRSPRGFALYVGLDEIKAAEAGVSLPLLVDALRRTLAELAPGAETHATVALAPHGSGGRDLDVVRLALQEPGAIARTKAAAEEETTPEESGVTVDISRKRVLIDGESAAFTYKEFELLQYLVLREGRTIERSELVAALWQAQDDETPGERTIDVHVRRLRAKLGRYEDIVRTVRGIGYRFDRHADVVIRYGHGTPSPDRF encoded by the coding sequence ATGTCGAACTCCGCCCTTCTCGAGCGTCCCGCCGTCACCGCCCCGAACCGCACCGTCCGACCCGCCGAGTCGTCGGCTCCCCTGGCCCCGGCCGGCGCCGACCTCCCCGCCGTCCGCTCGCCCCGCGGCTTCGCCCTCTACGTCGGCCTGGACGAGATCAAGGCCGCCGAAGCCGGTGTGAGCCTTCCGCTGCTCGTCGACGCGCTCCGCCGCACGCTGGCCGAGCTCGCGCCCGGCGCCGAGACCCACGCCACCGTCGCCCTCGCACCGCACGGCTCCGGCGGCCGAGACCTCGACGTCGTGCGTCTCGCCCTGCAGGAGCCCGGCGCGATCGCCCGCACCAAGGCCGCCGCCGAGGAGGAGACCACGCCCGAGGAGTCCGGCGTCACCGTCGACATCTCCCGCAAGCGCGTGCTCATCGACGGCGAGTCCGCCGCCTTCACCTACAAGGAGTTCGAGCTGCTGCAGTACCTCGTCCTCCGCGAGGGCCGCACGATCGAGCGCAGCGAGCTCGTCGCCGCCCTCTGGCAGGCTCAGGACGACGAGACCCCGGGCGAGCGCACGATCGACGTGCACGTGCGCCGGCTGCGGGCGAAGCTCGGCCGCTACGAGGACATCGTCCGTACCGTGCGCGGCATCGGCTACCGCTTCGACCGTCACGCCGACGTCGTCATCCGCTACGGCCACGGAACCCCGTCGCCGGACCGCTTCTGA
- a CDS encoding iron ABC transporter ATP-binding protein gives MIALDGVRRDYSSEVAIGPVDLRIPTGGITALIGPNGAGKSTLLTMIGRLNGMDAGAIEIAGLDVASTKSKDLAKVVSILRQENHFVTRLTVRQLVGFGRFPHSQGRLTRADEEVISQAIDFLDLGTLEGRYLDELSGGQRQRAYVAMVLAQDTEFVLLDEPLNNLDMRHAVQMMKHLRRAAEELGRTIVIVLHDINFAGHYADHICAMKDGRVVEFGPPAEIMTDDVLSRVFDTPVQVVEGPSGPLAVYY, from the coding sequence CAGCGAGGTGGCGATCGGCCCCGTCGACCTCCGTATCCCGACCGGCGGCATCACCGCCCTCATCGGGCCGAACGGTGCGGGCAAGTCGACGCTCCTGACCATGATCGGCCGGCTGAACGGGATGGACGCCGGAGCCATCGAGATCGCCGGGCTCGACGTCGCCTCCACGAAGTCGAAGGATCTGGCCAAGGTGGTCTCGATCCTCCGTCAGGAGAACCACTTCGTGACCAGGCTCACCGTGCGCCAGCTCGTGGGCTTCGGCCGCTTCCCGCACTCCCAGGGGCGGTTGACGAGGGCCGACGAGGAGGTCATCAGCCAGGCCATCGACTTCCTCGATCTGGGGACGCTCGAGGGGCGCTACCTCGACGAGCTCTCCGGAGGACAGCGGCAGCGGGCCTACGTGGCCATGGTCCTCGCGCAGGACACGGAGTTCGTGCTGCTGGACGAGCCCCTCAACAACCTCGACATGCGGCACGCCGTGCAGATGATGAAGCACCTGCGGCGGGCGGCGGAGGAGCTCGGGCGCACGATCGTCATCGTGCTGCACGACATCAACTTCGCCGGGCACTACGCCGACCACATCTGCGCCATGAAGGACGGCCGGGTGGTGGAGTTCGGCCCGCCGGCGGAGATCATGACGGACGACGTGCTGAGCCGGGTGTTCGACACCCCGGTACAGGTCGTGGAGGGCCCGTCCGGCCCCCTCGCCGTCTACTACTGA
- a CDS encoding DIP1984 family protein — protein sequence MRLAEALAARADLQRRIEQLRARIVANARYQEGEEPAEDATALIEEAEVALTRLQSLIRRINATNARLDLGPDGTMTDALAARDVLRLRHALLTDAAAAASGANEQYLRQMRSELRQVSALPVAALRARADAVAQELRELDNRIQQANWSHDLEEESGSR from the coding sequence ATGAGACTCGCCGAAGCCCTCGCCGCCCGCGCCGACCTGCAGCGCCGCATCGAGCAGCTGCGGGCGCGCATCGTCGCGAACGCCCGGTACCAGGAGGGCGAGGAGCCCGCCGAGGACGCGACGGCGTTGATCGAGGAGGCGGAGGTCGCTTTGACCCGGCTGCAGAGCCTCATCCGCCGCATCAACGCGACGAACGCCCGGCTCGACCTCGGCCCGGACGGGACGATGACCGATGCGCTGGCCGCGCGGGACGTGCTGCGCCTGCGCCACGCCCTGCTCACGGACGCGGCGGCCGCGGCTTCGGGCGCGAACGAGCAGTACCTGCGCCAGATGCGCTCCGAGCTGCGGCAGGTGTCGGCGCTGCCCGTCGCCGCGCTGCGTGCGCGGGCGGATGCGGTCGCCCAGGAGCTCCGCGAGCTCGACAACCGGATCCAGCAGGCGAACTGGTCGCACGACCTCGAGGAGGAGAGCGGAAGTCGGTAG
- a CDS encoding DNA-3-methyladenine glycosylase family protein — MTLAAAPATAGAVHADAPRETTYRPPHPLDLRRTVGMLRRGGTDPTTVFDGPVIWRAVRTPQGPSTLALRMSGNEVKATAWGPGAEHALALVPALCGAGDDPTGFDPSLHPLIAEAARRHPGIRLARTDEVFDALACGILEQKVTSMQAFGAWRYLVSRYGDPAPGPTPRPMAVAPTAAQWRRIPSWAWHRAGVEPPQSKTIVRAAERGDRIAAAVRAATTGADRDRVLTSLPGVGVWTAAETRIRALGDPDAVSVGDYHLAHEVGHALTGHRTDDAGMIELLAPWAGHRQRVIRLIFASGIAEARRGPRLAPEDHRRR, encoded by the coding sequence ATGACCCTCGCCGCCGCCCCCGCGACGGCGGGCGCCGTCCACGCGGATGCCCCGCGGGAGACGACGTACCGCCCGCCGCACCCGCTCGATCTCCGGCGCACCGTCGGTATGCTGCGCCGCGGCGGCACCGATCCGACGACGGTCTTCGACGGCCCCGTCATCTGGCGAGCGGTCCGCACGCCGCAGGGTCCGTCGACGTTGGCCCTGCGGATGTCGGGGAACGAGGTCAAGGCGACCGCCTGGGGTCCGGGCGCGGAGCACGCTCTCGCCCTCGTGCCGGCGTTGTGCGGCGCCGGCGACGACCCGACCGGCTTCGATCCCTCCCTGCACCCCCTCATCGCCGAGGCGGCCCGGCGACACCCCGGCATCCGGCTCGCACGGACGGACGAGGTCTTCGATGCCCTCGCCTGCGGCATCCTCGAGCAGAAGGTCACCTCCATGCAGGCCTTCGGCGCGTGGAGGTACCTCGTGTCGCGTTACGGCGACCCGGCACCGGGGCCGACGCCGCGACCGATGGCCGTCGCCCCCACGGCGGCGCAGTGGCGACGCATCCCCTCGTGGGCGTGGCACCGCGCCGGAGTGGAGCCGCCCCAGTCGAAGACCATCGTGCGGGCGGCGGAGCGCGGCGACCGCATCGCCGCTGCCGTCCGAGCGGCCACGACCGGCGCTGACCGTGACCGCGTGCTCACGAGCCTGCCCGGAGTCGGGGTCTGGACCGCCGCGGAGACCCGGATCCGCGCGCTGGGCGACCCCGATGCCGTCAGTGTCGGCGACTACCATCTGGCGCACGAGGTCGGGCATGCCCTGACCGGGCACCGCACGGACGATGCCGGCATGATCGAACTGCTCGCTCCCTGGGCCGGCCACCGGCAGCGCGTCATCCGGCTCATCTTCGCGAGCGGCATCGCCGAGGCGCGGCGCGGGCCCCGGCTCGCCCCGGAGGACCACCGCCGACGCTGA
- a CDS encoding GNAT family N-acetyltransferase produces MTISHTVGGFILTDEKDASRYTLTRDGKLVSVLDYRDDGHTVALTRAYTVPAFRGNGYAGKVVEGAVADIAERGDRKVDAVCWYVAEWFAAHPEQSGLLRTR; encoded by the coding sequence ATGACGATCTCGCACACCGTCGGCGGCTTCATCCTGACCGACGAGAAGGACGCATCGCGGTACACCCTCACGCGCGACGGGAAGCTCGTCAGCGTGCTCGACTACCGGGACGACGGCCACACGGTCGCCCTCACCCGGGCCTACACGGTCCCGGCATTCCGCGGGAACGGGTACGCCGGGAAGGTGGTCGAGGGGGCCGTGGCCGACATCGCGGAGCGCGGCGACCGCAAGGTGGACGCCGTCTGCTGGTACGTGGCGGAGTGGTTCGCCGCGCACCCCGAGCAGTCGGGTCTTCTCCGCACGCGCTGA
- a CDS encoding phosphorylase family protein has protein sequence MKLLVAALESELSAFPEELAGFDRLVTGPGKLPATYALTRALDAKTYDEVVVVGTAGSIEKGRAYAVHEIATAVQHDVIDLDGVVGRHVSLPPQVTTGREGVVIATGDHFVNDAEVTAVIRPMGAALVDMETYAYIWVAGQFGVPIRAFRAVSDQAEDGALADFREAIARCSIELREVIRAEYGV, from the coding sequence GTGAAGCTCCTCGTCGCCGCCCTCGAGTCCGAACTGTCCGCCTTCCCCGAGGAGCTCGCCGGCTTCGACCGGCTGGTCACCGGCCCCGGAAAGCTGCCGGCGACGTACGCCCTGACCCGCGCCCTCGACGCGAAGACCTACGACGAGGTCGTCGTCGTAGGCACCGCGGGCTCCATCGAGAAGGGGCGTGCGTACGCGGTGCACGAGATCGCGACCGCGGTTCAGCACGACGTGATCGACCTGGACGGCGTCGTCGGACGGCACGTCTCGCTTCCGCCGCAGGTGACCACAGGCCGCGAGGGCGTCGTGATCGCCACGGGTGACCACTTCGTGAACGACGCCGAGGTCACCGCCGTGATCCGGCCGATGGGTGCGGCGCTGGTGGACATGGAGACCTACGCCTACATCTGGGTGGCGGGGCAGTTCGGCGTGCCGATCCGCGCGTTCCGCGCCGTCTCCGATCAGGCGGAGGACGGCGCTCTGGCCGACTTCCGCGAGGCCATCGCCCGGTGCAGCATCGAGCTGCGGGAGGTGATCCGCGCCGAGTACGGGGTCTGA
- a CDS encoding exonuclease SbcCD subunit D, whose protein sequence is MRILHTSDWHIGRTFHGNSTMDALAEVLAALTTQVREHEVDVVIVAGDVFDSATPSAAAYTLLGDALVALHETGARVVVTSGNHDSAARLGFQARLLRDGIHVLTDPLAVGTPVTIDDAHGPVHFFGIPYLEPAIVRQHWPEGDAEGRQLRTQAQTMTHAMTLVRAGMQKHAGRSVAIAHCFAAGVEPTEGLEREVRQGGLDVVPLRAFDGPDYVALGHIHGRQQVSERVRYAGAPLHYSFGEQHKPRGSWLVDLDADGLAGVEWLELPVPRRLVTLTGTFEEILSAESVAAHADAWVCAVYTDAVPQTEPMRRLREAYPHCAIVLHQPAVVTGMQERSYGERLRSAVTDADRIEAFLEHVRAGHGATEVERELIREVLDDRVRAEALV, encoded by the coding sequence ATGCGGATCCTGCACACCTCGGACTGGCACATCGGCCGGACGTTCCATGGCAACTCCACCATGGATGCGCTCGCCGAGGTGCTCGCCGCCCTGACCACGCAGGTCAGGGAGCACGAGGTCGACGTCGTGATCGTCGCGGGCGACGTGTTCGACTCCGCCACGCCCTCGGCCGCTGCCTACACGCTGCTGGGCGATGCCCTCGTCGCTCTGCACGAGACGGGCGCACGCGTGGTCGTCACCAGCGGGAATCACGATTCCGCCGCCCGCCTGGGATTCCAGGCTCGGCTCCTGCGCGACGGCATCCACGTGCTCACCGATCCCCTCGCGGTCGGCACCCCCGTCACGATCGACGACGCCCACGGTCCCGTGCACTTCTTCGGGATCCCGTATCTGGAGCCTGCGATCGTCCGCCAGCACTGGCCGGAGGGCGACGCCGAGGGACGGCAGCTGCGCACGCAGGCGCAGACCATGACGCACGCGATGACCCTCGTCCGCGCGGGCATGCAGAAGCACGCGGGTCGTTCGGTCGCGATCGCCCACTGCTTCGCCGCGGGCGTGGAGCCGACGGAGGGCCTGGAGCGCGAGGTGCGACAGGGCGGCCTCGACGTCGTCCCCCTCCGTGCGTTCGACGGACCCGACTACGTCGCACTGGGTCATATCCACGGTCGTCAGCAGGTCAGCGAGCGGGTTCGATACGCCGGCGCTCCGTTGCACTACAGCTTCGGCGAACAGCACAAGCCGCGCGGCTCCTGGCTCGTCGACCTGGATGCCGACGGCCTTGCGGGCGTCGAGTGGCTGGAGCTGCCGGTTCCGCGGCGACTGGTCACGCTGACCGGCACCTTCGAGGAGATCCTCTCCGCAGAGAGCGTGGCCGCGCACGCCGACGCCTGGGTGTGCGCCGTCTACACCGACGCCGTGCCGCAGACCGAGCCCATGCGACGGCTCCGCGAGGCGTACCCGCACTGTGCGATCGTGCTCCATCAGCCCGCGGTGGTCACGGGCATGCAGGAGCGCTCGTACGGTGAGCGGCTGCGCTCAGCGGTGACCGATGCTGACCGGATCGAGGCGTTCCTCGAGCATGTCCGGGCCGGCCACGGAGCCACCGAGGTCGAACGCGAGCTGATCCGTGAGGTGCTCGACGACCGGGTCCGCGCGGAAGCCCTCGTCTAG
- a CDS encoding nucleoside/nucleotide kinase family protein, which produces MERQSSADRRAVLSEVASGVPSPEGLRRNVFVGIDGVDGSGKTVFADELAELLAPRHPTVRISIDGFHRRRTERYRRGRHSPEGFFLDSYDYAAFDRHVIAPLRAGPGPYLTASHDLDSDELLDAPAHHLAAPSVIVVDGIFLHRRELRAMWDFSVFLRVDFAVSAARMARRDGSDPDPEAASNRRYVEGQRIYLREDAPERRAAVIVENDDLEAPRIVGSGQ; this is translated from the coding sequence GTGGAGCGGCAGTCCAGCGCCGACCGGCGCGCCGTGCTCTCCGAAGTGGCGTCGGGCGTTCCCTCGCCCGAGGGCCTCCGCCGCAACGTGTTCGTCGGCATCGACGGCGTGGACGGCTCGGGGAAGACGGTGTTCGCCGACGAGCTCGCCGAACTCCTCGCGCCGCGGCACCCCACGGTGCGGATCTCCATCGACGGGTTCCACCGGCGCAGGACGGAGCGCTATCGGCGCGGCCGGCACTCTCCGGAGGGCTTCTTCCTCGACTCCTACGACTACGCGGCCTTCGATCGTCATGTGATCGCCCCGCTCCGGGCCGGCCCTGGACCGTACCTCACGGCGTCGCACGACCTCGACAGCGACGAACTGCTCGACGCGCCCGCACACCACCTCGCCGCGCCATCGGTGATCGTCGTCGACGGGATCTTCCTCCACCGGCGGGAACTCCGTGCGATGTGGGACTTCTCGGTCTTCCTCCGTGTGGACTTCGCCGTCTCCGCCGCGCGCATGGCACGACGCGACGGCTCGGATCCGGACCCGGAGGCGGCGAGCAACCGTCGCTACGTCGAGGGTCAGCGGATCTACCTGCGAGAGGACGCCCCGGAGCGGCGTGCCGCTGTGATCGTGGAGAACGACGACCTCGAGGCCCCTCGGATCGTCGGGTCGGGTCAGTAG
- a CDS encoding AAA family ATPase: MRLHRLEVEGFGPFRARQTVDFDAFADDGIFLIAGRTGAGKSSILDAVCFGLYGGVPRYDGGEKRLRSDHSEPDDLSEVVVEFSTPSGRYRVTRSPEYLRPARRGGGLTKQAAAVSLEELTDDGWVGRAARAVDVAHELDDILQLSREQFLQVILLAQNRFSEFLLAGSRDRQALLRRLFGTERFEDVQARFDERRRHAEQRLGARLATVSARLDEAERLVADADLGRDAGDADGEVGPEVQGEAVTTADRLAELERAQARAAYRAERRAAERQEAEKRFEAADAVLAAAREDQRAQSERDRARAAMARLDAEEGAIAEAKAELARARAAEVLRSLITAADRAVTAADDAVAAEKRARADWGQLGVETDDLDAWIADRTRASGVWERAVALEAEAPRRAAERVSAAESVATSERRCADGEAERGALPGRIAAVTAERDDARRLGDRLPAMESARVAAELRREAAEEAARLQQECAAADRVLAEATSAQAAAQSALADLRQRRIDGMAGELASALIEDQPCPVCGAREHPAPADHSAAVSVEDIAAAETRRDEAASREQQAAATCTSLQVELAAALARADGRDVETAKAELDAAVAAEKEARAAADTARLRDGELVELGAQQSALEERRVQDEAALAEAREQLALVVQRDEDARTAIDEARGSYASVAERMTEATAHLAVARRLLDAEAERTRRQQAATEAAAERDAALDASEFSDVEAATAALRPPAVQMELDERVRMHAVQREKERALLFDLELRTLPEEPIDLAPVEQVAREARAAWSAAVDGATRAAGDAVRLAGLIDAAKDEYARTAEDAAAFEVLQALADTIAGRGANTRKMTLETFVLAAELEEIVDAANRRLHDMSEGRYRLQHSDALAARGAASGLGIVVADAFTGQTRPPQSLSGGETFLTSLALALGLAEVVTARAGGIRLDTLFIDEGFGSLDGDTLDVAMRTLDELRQGGRTVGVISHVEAMQEQIPAQLTVRALPNGPSVIETR; the protein is encoded by the coding sequence GTGCGGCTGCATCGACTGGAGGTCGAGGGGTTCGGGCCCTTCCGGGCGCGGCAGACCGTTGATTTCGACGCCTTCGCTGACGACGGGATCTTCCTCATCGCCGGCCGTACCGGAGCGGGGAAGTCGAGCATCCTCGATGCGGTCTGCTTCGGGCTGTACGGCGGGGTGCCGCGGTACGACGGCGGGGAGAAGAGGCTTCGCAGCGACCACAGTGAACCGGACGACCTCTCCGAGGTGGTCGTCGAGTTCAGCACGCCGTCTGGCCGCTACCGGGTCACGCGTTCGCCGGAGTACCTCCGGCCGGCCCGGCGGGGAGGCGGCCTGACGAAGCAGGCGGCGGCGGTCTCCCTGGAGGAGCTCACGGACGACGGCTGGGTCGGTCGCGCGGCGCGGGCCGTCGACGTGGCGCACGAGCTCGACGACATCCTTCAGCTCAGCCGCGAGCAGTTCCTGCAGGTGATCCTGCTGGCCCAGAACCGGTTCTCGGAGTTCCTGCTCGCGGGCAGCAGGGACCGGCAGGCCCTGCTGCGCCGGCTCTTCGGCACTGAGCGTTTCGAAGACGTGCAGGCGCGGTTCGACGAGCGGCGGCGCCACGCCGAGCAGCGCCTCGGGGCGCGTCTCGCCACGGTGTCCGCCCGGCTGGACGAGGCCGAGCGCCTCGTGGCGGATGCCGACCTCGGGCGCGACGCCGGCGACGCCGACGGCGAGGTCGGACCGGAGGTGCAGGGGGAGGCCGTCACGACGGCCGATCGCCTGGCGGAGCTGGAACGGGCGCAGGCTCGCGCCGCGTACCGGGCCGAACGGCGCGCTGCCGAGCGTCAGGAGGCGGAGAAGCGGTTCGAGGCCGCCGATGCTGTTCTGGCCGCCGCGCGGGAGGATCAGCGTGCCCAGAGCGAGCGCGACCGTGCCCGTGCGGCGATGGCGCGTCTGGACGCCGAGGAGGGAGCCATCGCCGAGGCGAAGGCGGAACTCGCCAGGGCGCGGGCGGCCGAGGTGCTGCGGTCCTTGATCACCGCGGCGGACCGTGCCGTGACGGCGGCTGATGACGCGGTGGCTGCGGAGAAGCGCGCACGCGCGGACTGGGGTCAGCTCGGTGTGGAGACCGACGACCTCGATGCGTGGATCGCCGACCGGACACGGGCGTCCGGGGTCTGGGAGCGCGCCGTCGCGCTGGAGGCCGAGGCACCGCGCCGCGCCGCCGAGCGCGTCTCCGCAGCGGAGTCCGTCGCCACCTCCGAGCGCCGGTGCGCCGACGGCGAGGCGGAGCGCGGGGCGCTGCCCGGGAGGATCGCCGCCGTCACCGCCGAGCGGGACGACGCCCGTCGGCTCGGCGACCGGCTCCCCGCCATGGAGAGCGCGCGCGTCGCGGCCGAGCTCCGCCGGGAGGCGGCGGAAGAGGCGGCACGTCTGCAGCAGGAGTGCGCCGCGGCCGACCGGGTCCTCGCCGAGGCGACGTCCGCGCAGGCCGCCGCGCAGTCGGCTCTGGCCGATCTGCGCCAGCGCCGGATCGACGGCATGGCCGGGGAGCTGGCGTCCGCTCTCATCGAGGATCAGCCTTGCCCGGTGTGCGGGGCGCGGGAGCATCCGGCGCCGGCAGACCACAGCGCCGCGGTCTCCGTGGAGGACATCGCGGCTGCGGAGACTCGGAGGGACGAGGCGGCGAGCCGCGAGCAGCAGGCGGCGGCGACCTGCACGTCGCTGCAAGTCGAGCTCGCTGCGGCTCTGGCGCGTGCGGACGGACGAGACGTCGAGACGGCGAAGGCCGAGCTCGATGCCGCCGTGGCTGCCGAGAAGGAGGCCCGCGCCGCGGCCGACACCGCGCGGCTGCGCGACGGCGAGCTCGTCGAGCTCGGTGCCCAGCAGAGCGCGCTCGAGGAGCGGCGCGTCCAGGACGAGGCGGCCCTCGCCGAAGCCCGCGAGCAGCTCGCCCTGGTCGTCCAGCGCGACGAGGACGCCCGTACCGCGATCGACGAGGCGCGAGGGAGCTACGCGTCGGTGGCTGAGCGCATGACGGAGGCCACCGCCCACCTCGCCGTCGCACGCCGCCTCCTCGACGCCGAAGCCGAACGGACGCGGAGGCAGCAGGCGGCGACGGAGGCGGCTGCCGAGAGGGATGCCGCCCTCGACGCCTCCGAATTCTCCGACGTCGAGGCCGCCACCGCGGCGCTGCGTCCGCCGGCGGTGCAGATGGAGCTGGACGAGCGGGTGAGGATGCACGCGGTGCAGCGGGAGAAGGAGCGCGCCCTCCTGTTCGACCTCGAGCTGCGGACGCTGCCCGAGGAGCCCATCGACCTCGCACCGGTCGAGCAGGTTGCACGCGAGGCCAGGGCGGCATGGTCCGCCGCCGTCGACGGAGCCACCAGGGCGGCGGGCGACGCGGTGCGGCTGGCCGGCCTCATCGACGCCGCGAAGGACGAGTACGCCCGCACGGCGGAGGATGCAGCGGCGTTCGAGGTGCTCCAGGCCCTCGCCGACACGATCGCCGGACGAGGGGCGAACACCCGCAAGATGACGTTGGAGACCTTCGTGCTGGCGGCGGAGCTCGAGGAGATCGTCGACGCCGCGAACCGCCGGCTCCACGACATGTCGGAAGGACGCTACCGGCTGCAGCACTCCGATGCGCTGGCTGCGCGCGGTGCGGCGTCCGGGCTGGGCATCGTGGTCGCCGACGCCTTCACCGGGCAGACCCGTCCGCCACAGTCGCTCTCGGGCGGCGAGACCTTCCTCACCTCCCTCGCGCTCGCCCTCGGGCTGGCCGAGGTCGTGACGGCTCGCGCCGGAGGCATCCGCCTGGACACGCTCTTCATCGACGAGGGGTTCGGTTCCCTCGACGGCGACACGCTCGACGTCGCGATGCGCACGCTCGACGAGCTGCGGCAGGGTGGGCGCACGGTCGGTGTCATCAGCCACGTCGAGGCCATGCAGGAGCAGATCCCCGCGCAGCTCACGGTCCGTGCGCTGCCGAACGGACCAAGCGTCATCGAGACGCGCTGA
- the nadE gene encoding ammonia-dependent NAD(+) synthetase, which yields MSLQKQIAEDLGARPDIDPEAEVERRVGFLADYLRTTGAKGFVLGISGGQDSTLAGRLAQLAVERVRAEGGEATFLAVRLPYRVQHDADDAQAALDFIAPDSSIEVNIQNGVEGVEKDIESAVSSDISDFNRGNIKARLRMVTQYALAGHEGLIVIGTDHAAEAVTGFYTKFGDGAADVLPLAGLTKRQGRALLQFLDAPERLAFKVPTADLLDDQPGRTDEDELGLTYEQIDDFLEGREVDPEVAGRIEARYLATQHKRHLPVTPDDTWWR from the coding sequence GTGTCGTTGCAGAAGCAGATCGCGGAAGACCTGGGCGCCCGGCCCGACATCGATCCCGAAGCGGAGGTGGAGCGTCGCGTCGGCTTCCTCGCGGACTACCTGCGCACGACCGGCGCGAAGGGCTTCGTCCTCGGCATCTCCGGCGGACAGGACTCGACGCTCGCGGGGCGCCTCGCCCAGCTCGCGGTGGAGCGCGTACGTGCGGAGGGCGGGGAGGCGACCTTCCTCGCGGTGCGCCTGCCCTACCGCGTCCAGCACGACGCCGACGATGCGCAGGCGGCCCTGGACTTCATCGCGCCGGACTCGTCGATCGAGGTCAACATCCAGAACGGTGTCGAGGGCGTCGAGAAGGACATCGAGTCCGCCGTCTCCAGCGACATCTCCGACTTCAACCGCGGCAACATCAAGGCCCGCCTCCGCATGGTCACCCAGTATGCGCTCGCCGGGCACGAGGGACTGATCGTCATCGGCACCGACCACGCCGCCGAGGCCGTCACGGGGTTCTACACGAAGTTCGGCGACGGGGCCGCTGACGTCCTCCCGCTGGCCGGTCTCACGAAGCGACAGGGGCGGGCCCTGCTCCAGTTCCTGGACGCTCCGGAGCGCCTGGCCTTCAAGGTCCCCACCGCCGACCTCCTCGACGACCAGCCGGGGCGGACGGACGAGGACGAGCTGGGGCTGACGTACGAGCAGATCGACGATTTCCTCGAGGGCCGGGAGGTCGACCCCGAGGTCGCCGGCCGCATTGAGGCGCGGTACCTCGCGACCCAGCACAAGCGTCATCTCCCGGTGACCCCCGACGACACCTGGTGGCGCTGA